From a region of the Vidua macroura isolate BioBank_ID:100142 chromosome 3, ASM2450914v1, whole genome shotgun sequence genome:
- the AMD1 gene encoding S-adenosylmethionine decarboxylase proenzyme, translating into MKESGAHFFEGTEKLLEVWFARQQPAQQEPHQSKGSGDLRTIPRIEWDKLLENVHCLIISVTKTDKQEAYVLSESSMFVSKRRFILKTCGTTLLLQALVPLLELAREYSGFDSIQSFFYSRKNFMKPSHQEYPHRNFQEEVEFLNEIFPNGAAYCMGRMNSDCWYLYTLDFPESRISNQPDQTLEILMSELDPVVMDQFYMKDGVTANDVTRMSGIRDLIPGSVIDATMFNPCGYSMNGMKSDGTYWTIHITPEPEFSYVSFETNISQTSYDDLIRKVVEVFKPGKFVTTLFVNQSSKCRTVFSSAQKIEGFKRLDHQIAQFSDYNFVFTSFTKNRQQQHS; encoded by the exons ATGAAGGAGAGCGGTGCACACTTCTTCGAAGGGACCGAGAAGCTGTTGGAGGTGTGGTTCGCCCGGCAGCAGCCCGCGCAGCAGGAGCCGCACCAGAGCAAGGGGTCCGGCGACCTCCGCACCATACCCAG GATTGAGTGGGACAAACTTCTGGAGAATGTGCATTGTTTGATCATAAGTGTGACAAAAACTGACAAGCAGGAAGCTTATGTACTCAG TGAGAGTAGCATGTTTGTCTCCAAGAGACGTTTCATTTTGAAGACGTGTGGTACCACCCTCTTACTGCAAGCACTGGTTCCCCTGTTGGAGCTTGCTAGGGAGTACAGTGGGTTTGACTCAATTCAG agcTTCTTTTATTCACGTAAGAATTTCATGAAGCCTTCCCACCAGGAGTACCCACATAGGAATTTCCAGGAAGAAGTAGAGTTTCTTAATGAAATTTTCCCAA ATGGAGCAGCTTATTGCATGGGGCGTATGAACTCTGATTGCTG GTACCTGTACACcctggatttcccagagagTCGGATATCCAATCAGCCTGATCAGACACTGGAAATTCTGATGAGTGAGCTTGACCCAGTAGTTATGGACCAGTTCTACATGAAAGATGGTGTTACTGCAAATGATGTCACTCGT ATGAGTGGAATTCGTGACCTGATACCAGGTTCTGTTATTGATGCTACAATGTTCAATCCTTGTGGGTATTCAATGAATGGGATGAAATCGGAT ggaactTACTGGACTATTCACATCACTCCAGAACCAGAGTTTTCTTATGTTAGTTTTGAAACAAACATAAGTCAGACCTCTTATGATGACCTGATTAGAAAAGTTGTAGAGGTTTTCAAGCCAGGAAAATTTGTGACAACCCTCTTTGTTAATCAG agCTCTAAATGTCGCACAGTGTTTTCCTCTGCCCAGAAGATTGAGGGGTTTAAGCGTCTTGATCACCAGATTGCCCAATTCAGTgattataattttgtttttaccaGTTTTACAAAAAATCGCCAGCAACAGCACAGTTGA